From the genome of Micropterus dolomieu isolate WLL.071019.BEF.003 ecotype Adirondacks unplaced genomic scaffold, ASM2129224v1 contig_11923, whole genome shotgun sequence:
ATCTTTTAAAACTAGTACTTTTTACTACCAATAGCCGGTTGTCAGACACGTTTTAGTCATCGTTTCATTGCTacttttaattataaaaattgtttacaaaatacaaatttaaacaCAATTATTTCACCACATAATTTAACTCAGTATCTCATTTAACTTTTTCAAAAGTGTCTCTTGGTTTTGAATAAAAATACCTATCAAAGAGAAAGTTGCAGTAATGTggattaaaaagtaaattttatttataaagcccaatatcacaaatcctAAATTTACAAACTGCACAGCATACGAGTCCCTCTATCCTTTTGGATGAGGAAAAACTCCccccaaaaacattttactgtaacaGGGAAAAATGGAAGACACTTCAAGAAGAGCAACACAGGAGGGATCATTCtcccaggacagacagacatggaATAGATGCTGCATGCCCAGatgacaaaattataaataGACTGTAAATTTGTGGAGGAAGAATATAGATCCGGGAGCCACTTAAGGGCAACAACAGGTGTCACCAAATGGACTGAGCCAAACGACCTTGGAGACCTTCAACAATACAAATTACACAAGGACACAAGAGGCAAATATCAAGCACACTATTCAGacagaaaggaaaaaggaaacaaacacaggaagagtaaaaaataaacaataaagttCCAATAATGTACCAATAgtaaaggagaagaagaagacaaggtTTATAAGCCTGTTATCTGCTGCATGCATGGTTTAAGTCACGTACAGCCTTCATCTGTTTATCTCATGTGTTTACTGTAGgctaataaacaaacaacacacacacacacacacacacacacacacacacacacacactggcagccCACTTATCTCCTCTCACACTCAGTGACGTCTTCTGAAATAGAAATTTTGCACTGACACTGAGGGAAGCTCAACGTCCTGGGGTCAAACGTTTGATAAATATAAACTGAATTGAGTCAGACTGAGAGGCGACTGCTGCTCTTTCtccagatagatagatagatagatagatagatagatagatagataggaaAGATGTACATCTGTTTGGTTTTAACATGCGTGTATCACAGATGTGTAAACATAACATGCACTTCACGTGTTGCTGCCACAAAGTAACACAGGATGCGTGTCGCTGACAGAtgttttaacattaacatttattaacatttaatatcACAGCAGGTCAAGGACAGCGGTGAAAAAGATCCAGGATcatgaaacaaaacacaaaataaaattaaaaaaaagatttttgcttctttttaaaAGTTGGAGTGTGAACCTTGTCCATCTGCAAGTTATATGGATCAAAAGCTGTGAAAGGATGTACATGGATACATAATGAGGTGTAGGATACACACTTCAGAAACGGGTTGCACTTTATAAAGCTCCAGTCACACCATGCTTACTCAACCTAACTGTAATATAGGTCATCTCTGTCTCGTCTAGTGTGAGTTACTGGTGTCTTGTTTAGTAAGTATAAttattgtgactttgtttttagCACCTTGGACCGTGACAAATGGCATTCAGTTTATTTGTATACTTGGTATGTGGATAAATGACAATAAGCAAACTTGAACTTGAAAGGTGTCGCTTGTAGTGACAAAGAGCTTGAAAGTGTGTTTAtgctcattgttttgattttacagcTGCACCTTTGCTGTTTTAGTTCTCTCTCACCATCTTTCAGCGTTGGTTTTatcagcaacagcaacaaatcCCACGGTACGCTAACTGACCAGCACCAAAATGGTAGCatttagcaactagctggtgaaaatAGTGGAGCATTTTGCTGATAGTCAGATATTTCTTTTagaagttggtggagaccaaaaaggAGTTAAAagcaggtggacacaaacacaactccaaatggaTGTTGTTCTGTATCTGCTGGAAGTGTAAACAAGCAACTGTACAAGCAAACCTAACGTTTGCTGAACGGTGACAAGTAACAATCAAGGGATAAAGATCTACTGTAACACTCTGTGTCACTCTGTACAAACAGAGAGTAACATCATATTTACAGAAAAATCAGTTTgaagtttgctaacatttgccAGCATTAGCTATTGGTATGACCAGTGCAGAATTGGTGTAAGATACGGTAGACTTACGAGTTTCAGGTTTTGGTCAATGTGTCTTAATTTCAAGTGTTACATCAAGTTAAagttcaaatgtatttaaatagcacatttaaaaacaaccctCGTagaccaaagtgctttccaagcTCAGGATACACAACAACTTTCTGCAGTCTGAGCAGTTCTTTTAATTTGAATAGGTAAAATATTCTAAAGATTTGGAGCAGCCGCCGAAAAGGTTTGGTCACCTTTATGATCGGACGACCTCAGTGCTTTGACAGGAGTGTGGacaagtaaaagttctgataaataagGAGGCGCCAACcgatttaaaatctaaaaaataagcaacaaaatcttaaaatcagtcCTGTGATAAACAATGTAAACAGTTTGATCAAATGTAGTAAGTATTAATCCctgcaaatgttttctgtagccTACAAAATAGTCAACAATTGACCACGTTTTGATGGATGTTCAAAAAGTGATCAAAACTttggaaacattttattttgatggcTGAGGTGACATTTAAAGAAATGGTCGAACTGATGAAAACGGACAGCAAAGAAATGATTTCTTTGTTCAAACATGTTTAAATCAAgaataaagtaaagaaaatggTTTCATTAAACTCTGAAAGAGGATTTTTGTGGTTTAGTAGTAAACTGAGCCTGGAGTCTGGCATCTCTCAGGTTCAAACACTCAAATGAAGTTTAGTTGTTTATATGCAGTAATAAACTTTTACTGCCTCAATTTCCACAACATTGTTTTACACATGTGAATAAATGGGTTAAAatagtaagtgtgtgtgtgtgtgtgtgtgtgtgtgtgtgtgtgtgtgtgtgtgtgtcagatagTAAAAGTTCAGAGTCACTTCACGTCAGAGTGTTTATGAGATGTTCCACTGTGACCGACtcaaagagagggaggagaggaggagacaaggggcaagaaaggagggagggaagtgTGAATAGACAGCTAATGAAAGATAGAGGAGGTATTGGAGAGAGGAAGGCAAAAGAGTAGAaagtggaggagaggaaacagaggagggggtgggAGAGAGTAGAGCAGTGAGGGGCGTGCGAGCATTActatcagagagagagagtaaaaacTAAGCTCCATCAGATAGACTTCATTAGTTTCATCTTGACTAAGTAGAGCACACGGCAGGGGAAGAGTTTGGAAGGATTTAATTTGACAAAAGCcacagaagaagacagaaaaacacaagcaggtgagttttatatattttcaacTTTGAATTTTAAGTGACGAGTTCAGATTTTCCAACAATTTTCTTTTGGATTTCCAGAATAATCTAACTCTGTAACTGTTCTGTAATGTTTGAAAAACAGCCACTGTGGAACATTAACAGAGACCAATGATTAAATGATAACAGGCATTAAAGAGATGGTTGAAGCCAGTAATGTTACAGCTCTGTGTCTGAAAGGGTTCACTTTAAGcctgtattttaaattaaactatgtGGCTGGACTGTGAAGGCTCAGACGCACAGAATTTTTGCAAAGAGCAACACTGAATAAAGAAAAGTGATGGTTGTCTGTAATTTCCTTCACTGACTGAAAGCAAATGTctgataaattattttattgtattaccTTTGACCCAGTTATTTGCTTTTAAGCTGTGGACCTGTTACCTTTAAGGGACATTATTTCTAACATATCTTTCAATATAAACTGAGTCacatcaaatataaaaacacctAACAAGTTAGTCCAAAACAGTCTGTTACAGGACATTTATGAGCGGAAACAGAGAAAGCTGCTGCATTAtgtttaaagctgctataatcaatatcTTTAACAATGGACTGGGTAATGTGAAAGCAGTCGCTCTCACTGAAGAACCCACATCCAATTATCACCTgtctctgcagttcccctcggCTCTAGGGAGCCCACAACCTTCCTGCTTTGGTTCACTATCACCGCTCTCATAGTGTCACGTTCGaccgcagcaggcagctgttcaGAAAATAAAAGCTGTGTAAAGCCACCGTActctacctgctcagcagcaaacagcagacagacgcAGTTAGaaaccagctggtgaacatagtggagcatttagccaTTAAAGAGCGAGATAATTTCTTCAGGAGTCAGGGGAAAAACCAGAGCAAAAACAAgggtgaatattggacttacattcatcagatgGACACAAAAATGACTCAAAAGTAAGCAACTGTCTGCTTAAAGTTCACCGTATCAACTTCAAATCTGATGATACGTCATTTCTGCTGTGGaggtttgaatgtttttttgtgaacagaTTTGTATTGGTTTCATGTTGATAGGAAAAAGCACATATAGACTATACATATTCagatatacagacacacacacctcacttACCTCAACCTCGATTCTAATTCACCCCCTCACTGCATGCCAATTGTCCATTGTCATGGAGAGTACATTAGTtgagttaattattattaaattattccaTGGTATATTATGCATGTACAGAACATTACATATCAATAAATAGAGCATGTTTAGAGcaggtttaaatgtttttaatgtagcATTTCATGAAAAACATCCTGAGACACAGTCAGTAAGACATAGTAAGTTCAGACTTCAGAGATGTTGAGCGCCATGAACCTTTTCAGGTCTGGATATATTAAGGAACATCTTAGCAAATATTTGTTATCATTCTGCACAAGTTATGGTTTCTAATCAAGCCTGTTTTGTTTCCATCTCGCTCTCCAGATTTTCTCAGACCCCTGAATCACCAAACTCATCTGAGAACCCCGAACACTTTCCGAAAGCTTTCTGGAATCAGAGAAGGTTCTAGAAATGGTTCTGGAGTACATTCAGTAATAAACTGGGTTCTTGAATCGCACTGGGTTCTAATCTCAACCTTAGCTTATTCGAATCTGATCTGAAGCTACAGTAAGTTTTGGAAATACTGCAGGTTCAAACGTTTGCTGCAGATTTAAAGGGGGTTAAGGGTTATCGGTTCAAGGGGCACAGCAGGCTCCAGGATGGCTTCTGAAGTCACAAAAGTGGATTCACCAAAGGGTTCTCGATTCAAAGTGGGTTCCAGAGTTCCTTCCATGCCCCGTTTGTGCACCGTGCCTCTGGTTGTCTGGTGTTTGGTGTCTGTCGATCCCGTTGCTTGCCACAAAAACTTCTCATTTGAGCCATCTGTGGCAGACCTGAGGACGTTGGACCTGCCGGATTTCCATGGCACCGACCTGCCTCTAGGACCCGGGATGGACCGTCACGTCCAGGCctcaaacagacagacacatctGTTGCAAGAGACTGTGAACAAGCCCCCGTCCTCACATGAGCCAAGACTGGGAAAGTCAAAACACATTAGcaagctgaaacacaaacatgaaaggAAACCTCCgtctcactcttcttcctccaacGCCTCCCTGGTGGTTCGCGCGCGCCCGGTGTCGCCCCCTAACTGCCTGCAGGCCACATCAATAACAACAGCCTTCAAGTACATCAACACCGTTATGTCCTGTATCATATTTGCTGTGGGGATCATTGGAAACGCCACCCTGCTCAGGATTATctaccaaaataaaagcatgaggAATGGACCCAACGCTCTGATAGCCAGCCTGGCCCTCGGAGACCTGATATACATCGCTATTGACATACCAATCAACGTCTACAAGGTACGGAGCTTTAGCACGTTGAATCTCAtgcatttttatgtatttaagtatttgtgtatttacaaTATTGTCGGTTTGTTGTTTGACTGGTTTCTCACTTCAGATATACGCATAGGCCAAGGAGTCAAAcatttaataacattaataaaggGGGGAAAGTgtttaatacaaatacaaatgtattcTCATaggaaataacaaaatatgaagACGGGTAAGACTGGGACTTGTCTGTTGTGCGTCTCAGTCAGGAGGTTGAGTGCTGCACTGATAACGGCACTAAAATACCCCACTGACACTGATAACacatcatacacacaaacactgcgaTATAATGTTTatctctgcctgtgtgtgtgtgtgtgtgtgtgtgtgtgtgtgtgtgtgcgcagctCCTCGCGATGCGGTGGCCGTTTGCAGACAGCGCGTTTGGTCTGTTCCTCTGTAAGCTGTTTCCCTTCCTGCAGAAAGCTTCAGTCGGCATCACCGTCCTCAACCTGTGTGCTCTGAGTGTCGACAGGTAACACACATTTGTTTATGCTATACCTCTCAGGACTTTGCAGCAGCTTTTCTAAACAAAATGGGATGAGATTGTGGGAATAAGTTACAAGCTACAAAGGTAGATGtgattttttactttattatagtgtataataaatataatatagtaGCTGAATCATTAATCAGTTCCTCCAGGAGTTTGTGGGCCTAATGGTGCGTCCCATTTCCCatgagctgggaatgacgtcacaccggAGTTGACGGCGTTGCAGTTAACAAGTCAGAAAACTTCGCTAGTTGTTTACAGGTAGCCTGGTTAGCTATTGTTACACTGGTTGATgaaaaaaagtcaacacagtggacgctgtagcgctactgccgactagcgtttgaggctgtaattgcagaatgacggacagacctacgcacaagtataaatgcatacgcacgtagccatgcatttagaccctacgcaggagtataaatgggccttaaccCTGCACATTCAAACCAGCTTGCTTTGATGCTGTCAGCACTTGCAGTTGAGCAGGATGCTACAACCTGTTGCAGGAAACTGTGATTGGTCTAAATTGCGGAAAACTTGTGATGATCGGTCAAAATGACAAGTTTCGctgaattcacagggatttgttgaatttgtgttacTAATcgcaaaatcctggagggatTAAAGAGAGCAGACCAGCCTCTGTAAGCAATAAGGAAATACCGTTCTCCTGGAGAGGCTGAATGGCAACAAGAaatgtatttgctttcttgctgaggctagatgaaaaacaaacaaatgagataggctataatgtgttaatttgcGAGCTTCGGGGGGTGCAGGCAGGTAGATTTTCTTACGTGTGGACGGAGCCAAGCTGGGTCGTTTCAGTTAGTTAGGAAATTAGGTTTACATGCAACAATAACGCCATGTGCCATGATTTAAactttgtttaaatatgaaGAAAGAGTGaatcattaaaaaagaaaacttgttCCCAGGTATCGTGCAGTGGCGACCTGGTCACGGGTGCAGGGCACTGGTGTTCCCACTGTAACGGCGGTGGAGATCGTCCTGATCTGGCTGCTGTCCATGACGCTGGCCGTGCCAGAGGCCGTTGGCTTCAACATGGTCACCTTTGACTACAAGAATGTTACCATGTCCACCTGCATGCTGCAGCCAAAGACGCCGTTCatgactgtgagtgtgtgtgtgtgtgtgtatctgtatgtgGTCTTGTGTTATTGTTTGTCAATGTGTTGATAGTTTCTCTAAACCCTCCCTATCCACTCTCAAAAACAGGTTTCATTCATAACTACAGCACAATTTTTTAGACTTTAACCACTGCAGAACCTGTTATGGTAATAACTGAGAGACCATCTGCAGCACTGGTGGACtcatgttttaaaaagtgcCCCCTTGGATACCCCTATGGTAGATAAAATGTGATAAAGTGCTCTCTAGGGTGCACTTACATGTAGAAAGTGTGATGATGTGCACTAATGGGTGTCCTTAAAATGGAGATGCATTAGTTGGCCTCTACTTTCCTCTAAATGGTTAAACAGCTAATAGTTCCCTGTGTGTTGTTATTACAGAGGTGTAGTAGTTAAACTTTAAATATAAGTCAAGTAAAGAGACAAGTTTAATCTTAACCAGGGTTTAGTGCTGTTGCACCACAAAAGCATCACAAATTTCTGCACAGTTGTGCCCCACCGCAGTTTAACAGATCCACGTAGAACTTGttcaaaggttcagtgtgtacttTTTAGTGGCAtttagtggtgagggttgtgaattgtaACCAGTGGAACTCAGCCACTGCACAACCCTCTCTTTACAAGTGCataggagaagctacggtggctgacacgctctgtctgctcttgtgctaaataatgtgTGGTCCTCTAGTTGTTCAAAT
Proteins encoded in this window:
- the LOC123965935 gene encoding endothelin-1 receptor-like, producing MASEVTKVDSPKGSRFKVGSRVPSMPRLCTVPLVVWCLVSVDPVACHKNFSFEPSVADLRTLDLPDFHGTDLPLGPGMDRHVQASNRQTHLLQETVNKPPSSHEPRLGKSKHISKLKHKHERKPPSHSSSSNASLVVRARPVSPPNCLQATSITTAFKYINTVMSCIIFAVGIIGNATLLRIIYQNKSMRNGPNALIASLALGDLIYIAIDIPINVYKLLAMRWPFADSAFGLFLCKLFPFLQKASVGITVLNLCALSVDRYRAVATWSRVQGTGVPTVTAVEIVLIWLLSMTLAVPEAVGFNMVTFDYKNVTMSTCMLQPKTPFMT